The proteins below are encoded in one region of Hordeum vulgare subsp. vulgare chromosome 3H, MorexV3_pseudomolecules_assembly, whole genome shotgun sequence:
- the LOC123444116 gene encoding cytochrome b561 and DOMON domain-containing protein At3g61750, translating into MARASGVGAAMLVVALAALSVVFAPGVTAQTGSCDDALPPELVGNYSGLACSPVWNNFVLRYAQGGDNVLRVVLSAMYSSGWVGMAFSKDGLMVGSSAMVGWVGKTGQPHVKQFALNGKAPSMVVADRGFLVSNNRDHTVLVKQAKIYLAFQLKFDSQLKQQQVLFAFGSAIPVNDRLAEHQGKTSITFDFTTGSSSGSSFPNGLKRTHGALNLFAWGVLLPIGAIIARYCRGWDPLWFYLHGGIQFVGFILGLAGVVAGVSLYGKIQADVPAHRGLGIFVLVLGILQVLAFFLRPNKDSKYRKYWNWYHHWVGRLVLFFAAVNIVVGIKVGGAGNSWKIGYGFNLAILLITIITLEVLVWTRWKNNSGPATTTY; encoded by the exons ATGGCGCGCGCGTCCGGCGTCGGCGCCGCGATGCTCGTCGTCGCGCTCGCCGCCTTGTCGGTCGTCTTCGCGCCGGGGGTGACGGCGCAGACCGGCAGCTGCGACGACGCGCTGCCGCCCGAGCTCGTCGGCAACTACTCCGGGCTGGCCTGCAGCCCCGTCTGGAACAACTTCGTGCTCCGG TACGCGCAGGGCGGGGACAACGTGCTGCGGGTGGTGCTCTCGGCGATGTACAGCTCCGGGTGGGTGGGGATGGCCTTCTCCAAGGACGGCCTCATGGTGGGCTCGAGCGCCATGGTTGGGTGGGTCGGCAAGACGGGGCAGCCCCACGTCAAGCAGTTCGCCCTCAACGGCAAGGCGCCCTCCATGGTCGTCGCCGACAGGGGATTCCTCGTCTCCAACAACCGCGACCACACCGTCCTCGTCAAGCAGGCCAAGATCTACCTCGCCTTCCAGCTCAAGTTCGACTCGCAGCTCAAGCAGCAGCAGGTGCTCTTCGCCTTCGGCTCTGCCATCCCTGTCAACGACCGTCTTGCCGAGCACCAGGGCAAGACGTCCATCACCTTTGATTTCACCACAG GCAGCTCTTCAGGTTCCTCCTTCCCGAATGGCCTAAAGAGGACTCATGGGGCGCTCAACCTGTTCGCTTGGGGTGTCCTCCTGCCCATCGGGGCCATTATCGCTcggtactgcaggggatgggaccCTCTGTGGTTCTACCTTCATGGTGGTATCCAGTTCGTCGGCTTCATCCTCGGCCTGGCCGGCGTTGTCGCTGGAGTATCACTCTACGGAAAGATCCAAGCAGATGTTCCGGCACATAGAGGCCTTGGCATATTTGTGCTTGTGCTAGGTATCCTCCAG GTTCTTGCATTCTTCCTACGGCCCAACAAAGACTCGAAGTACCGGAAATACTGGAACTGGTATCACCATTGGGTAGGCAGGCTTGTTCTCTTCTTTGCGGCAGTTAACATTGTGGTGGGAATCAAAGTTGGAGGCGCTGGTAACTCGTGGAAGATCGGCTATGGTTTCAACCTGGCCATCCTTCTGATCACTATCATCACCCTCGAAGTCCTCGTGTGGACAAGGTGGAAAAACAACAGCGGTCCTGCGACGACGACATACTAA